The following are from one region of the Entelurus aequoreus isolate RoL-2023_Sb linkage group LG17, RoL_Eaeq_v1.1, whole genome shotgun sequence genome:
- the LOC133632463 gene encoding uncharacterized protein LOC133632463 produces the protein MTLAEEREFEIIKGGLTYKMKDSHSSTPHWDAKYPWTENPASLPNNKRAVQACFLRMEKQLSKDPDWKVAYSTQIHEMVQRGAAIKLTNEVMEKWKGPVWYVSHLVAPNPHSVTTPVRIVWNSSQKYNGVSMNDLLLKGPDVLNPIRAVLLRFREGVNAALGDIRKMYNSVWLEEREMHLHRFLWRDSPEEEISEYAVTRVNMGDKPAGCIAQLAMRETASLPNFTHLQDERRVIEEDSYVDDLLTSHNDLNRLDQITAGVEEVLKAGGFFLKPWVRSGQIGRKETEADVLKPEQGNTLILPNQIREGENKALGIGYQVDKDKLYMLTAVNFSNRKKKMRVGKDLLEEEVRAETPNPLTRRALLSQVAALYDPIGLVAPVKQKGAILVRKAFQEGGGGKLTQETWDQPLSERLREEAIQLFEEYAQLGQVKFHRSLTPPDWKGKPYGITFSDGSDKTYGAVMYVRWETSHGTEVRFVEAKAKLTPLDQKGDAVKAEICGGVFAARIRKYVEKHARMKIEKWFHLLDSQTVLGAIQRESYGYQTFFANRVGEIQMSGPVQDWWWTRGDLNIADLITRGGNPKDLNEESTWQNGPEFLKWPVEEWPIQSAGEVAAQARESVNKLQRKAFSAALTRAQAKMSRQKEDPLATPEKESPCEESKPIMPRRKPTSWVKHLVDVKRFSSLTKLIRVVAWTRRAAEQWLKRRSNPGQPKWEATPKQAGLAGTELEGAREDVFLAAQEGRIQIFNEDETAVPVLPFEAWVSTLLAQESHDANHEGVAGTLLRMRKTAWIIKGRRIAKKVVDSCIVCRKNRAKKCQQIMADLPPERTTPAAPFEFTTMDLFGPYEVKDEVKKRTRLKVWGIVFSCMASRAIHTELVSDQSSQGFLLAYQRFTSLRGHPRKLWSDPGTNFVGAKPALEQLYTFLDRLDKSQVEDMAANHGTEWSWKIHPADSPHRNGAAEAAVRVVKRALTNVGGDGVFTWGEFQTFLYMAANLANERPIDARTQSREDCVEYITPNSLLLGRANPKGDPGDFQFDRYPYKRLQVIQAEVTKFWKKWSQLAGPNLFIRNKWHTKERNVSVGDVVWLADQNALRGQYKLARVVRANTDSKGIVRDVLVRTFPSYPVPIKKTSDKEKPTTKTKRLRHQIPATILHRDVRRLIILIPIEEQRKEGPV, from the exons ATGACCCTGGCGGAGGAGAGGGAGTTTGAGATCATTAAAGGAGGACTCACCTACAAGATGAAGGACTCTCACTCCTCAACTCCACACTGGGATGCCAAATATCCCTGGACTGAAAATCCAGCCTCTCTCCCCAACAACAAAAGAGCAGTCCAAGCTTGCTTCTTGAGAATGGAAAAGCAACTGAGCAAAGACCCAGACTGGAAAGTTGCATATTCCACCCAGATCCATGAAATGGTCCAAAGAGGCGCAGCCATAAAACTCACCAATGAAGTCATGGAGAAGTGGAAAGGACCAGTTTGGTATGTCAGCCACTTGGTGGCGCCAAATCCCCATTCAGTGACTACACCAGTTCGTATTGTCTGGAACAGCAGCCAAAAATACAACGGAGTGAGCATGAATGATCTTCTCCTAAAAGGACCAGATGTTCTCAACCCCATCAGAGCTGTCCTGCTCCGATTCAGAGAAGGAGTGAACGCAGCTCTGGGCGACATCAGAAAGATGTAtaactctgtctggttggaagagcgagagatgcatctgcacaggttcctgtggaGAGACAGCCCAGAAGAGGAAATCAGTGAGTATGCCGTCACCAGAGTCAATATGGGCGACAAACCTGCTGGCTGCATTGCTCAATTGGCCATGAGGGAAACTGCAAGTCTGCCCAACTTCACTCACCTGCAGGATGAACGCAGAGTCATTGAAGAAGACAGCTACGTGGATGACCTGTTGACCTCCCACAATGACCTGAACAGACTTGACCAAATCACAGCTGGAGTTGAAGAGGTCCTAAAGGCTGGAGGCTTCTTCCTCAAACCATGGGTCAGGTCAGGGCAAATTGGGAGGAAAGAAACTGAAGCGGATGTCCTAAAGCCAGAGCAAGGAAACACCTTGATTCTTCCAAACCAAATAAGAGAAGGAGAGAACAAAGCCCTGGGCATCGGCTACCAGGTGGACAAAGACAAACTGTACATGCTGACGGCGGTTAACTTTTCCAATAGGAAGAAAAAGATGAGAGTTGGCAAAGATCTTCTTGAAGAGGAGGTGAGAGCTGAAACGCCTAACCCACTGACGAGGAGAGCTCTCCTAAGCCAAGTTGCTGCACTGTACGACCCAATCGGCCTAGTTGCACCGGTCAAGCAGAAGGGAGCAATTCTCGTCCGTAAAGCATTCCAAGAAGGAGGGGGTGGCAAGCTGACCCAAGAAACCTGGGATCAACCTCTTTCAGAAAGACTCAGGGAAGAAGCCATACAGCTCTTCGAGGAATATGCCCAGCTTGGACAGGTGAAATTCCACAGGAGCCTCACACCGCCCGACTGGAAAGGGAAACCCTACGGCATCACATTTTCTGACGGAAGTGACAAAACCTATGGTGCTGTGATGTACGTCAGATGGGAGACAAGTCACGGAACTGAAGTTCGATTCGTGGAAGCAAAGGCCAAACTGACACCCCTGGACCAAAAGGGAGATGCTGTAAAAGCAGAAATCTGTGGCGGAGTCTTTGCTGCCAGAATTCGGAAGTACGTGGAGAAACATGCCCGTATGAAGATTGAGAAATGGTTCCACCTACTGGACAGTCAAACAGTCCTCGGGGCCATCCAACGAGAATCATACGGATACCAAACCTTCTTCGCCAACAGAGTGGGCGAAATCCAGATGTCCGGGCCAGTGCAAGACTGGTGGTGGACCAGAGGAGATCTGAACATTGCTGACTTAATAACAAGAGGAGGCAATCCCAAAGACTTAAATGAGGAATCCACATGGCAAAACGGACCAGAGTTCCTGAAGTGGCCAGTGGAGGAGTGGCCTATTCAGTCAGCTGGAGAAGTTGCAGCCCAGGCCAGGGAGAGTGTAAACAAGCTTCAAAGAAAGGCATTCTCTGCTGCACTGACCAGAGCTCAAGCTAAGATGAGTCGGCAAAAAGAAGACCCACTGGCCACTCCGGAAAAGGAAAGTCCCTGTGAAGAATCGAAACCTATTATGCCAAGAAGAAAACCCACTAGCTGGGTGAAACATCTTGTGGATGTAAAAAGGTTCAGTAGCCTGACAAAACTGATCAGAGTTGTTGCCTGGACACGACGAGCTGCCGAGCAGTGGCTGAAGAGGAGGTCGAACCCAGGACAACCAAAGTGGGAGGCAACACCCAAGCAGGCTGGATTGGCTGGCACTGAACTAGAAGGTGCACGTGAAGACGTCTTCCTCGCAGCTCAAGAAG GGAGGATCCAGATATTTAACGAAGATGAGACAGCCGTGCCAGTCTTGCCATTTGAAGCATGGGTGTCAACATTGCTGGCACAAGAATCCCATGACGCTAACCACGAGGGGGTAGCAGGAACCCTTCTACGGATGAGGAAGACAGCGTGGATAATAAAGGGCCGGAGAATTGCCAAGAAAGTAGTTGACAGCTGCATAGTTTGCAGAAAGAACAGAGCAAAGAAGTGTCaacaaatcatggcagacttacctCCAGAGCGAACCACCCCAGCTGCTCCTTTTGAATTCACAACCATGGACCTATTCGGCCCTTATGAAGTGAAGGATGAagtcaagaaaagaaccagactgAAAGTGTGGGGAATCGTCTTCAGTTGCATGGCCTCCCGTGCCATACACACTGAACTAGTGAGTGACCAGTCATCCCAAGGCTTCCTCCTCGCCTATCAGAGGTTCACGTCACTCAGAGGACATCCCAGGAAGCTCTGGTCAGACCCCGGCACAAATTTTGTGGGCGCCAAACCTGCTCTGGAACAGCTGTACACATTCCTTGACCGACTGGACAAGTCTCAAGTCGAAGACATGGCTGCCAACCATGGAACAGAATGGTCCTGGAAGATCCACCCTGCGGATTCTCCCCACAGAAATGGTGCTGCAGAAGCGGCTGTCAGAGTGGTCAAACGGGCCCTGACCAATGTCGGCGGAGATGGTGTCTTCACCTGGGGTGAATTTCAAACCTTCCTCTACATGGCTGCCAACCTTGCAAATGAGCGACCAATCGATGCAAGAACTCAAAGCAGGGAAGACTGTGTGGAATACATCACCCCGAACTCTCTGCTCCTAGGGCGTGCCAACCCTAAGGGAGATCCTGGAGACTTCCAGTTTGATCGCTATCCTTATAAAAGACTGCAAGTAATTCAAGCTGAAGTCACCAAATTCTGGAAGAAATGGAGCCAACTAGCTGGACCCAACCTCTTCATAAGAAACAAATGGCACACCAAAGAGCGAAATGTTTCTGTCGGAGATGTGGTCTGGTTGGCTGACCAAAATGCCCTGAGAGGACAGTACAAGCTGGCCAGAGTAGTCAGAGCCAATACGGACAGCAAAGGCATCGTAAGAGACGTGCTTGTGAGGACCTTTCCCAGCTATCCTGTCCCCATCAAGAAGACAAGCGACAAAGAAAAACCGACCACGAAAACCAAGAGGCTCAGACATCAAATCCCAGCAACAATCCTGCATAGGGATGTCAGACGCCTCATCATTCTAATTCCCATTGAAGAACAAAGGAAAGAAGGACCTGTGTGA